GAGTGGTGGCGGGGGAGAGAACAAGTAAGATGGACGATAAAGCGAAGTGGTGGTGCGAGGGCGGCCGCCACGCCACAGGCCTCTGTCCACCAGCAGATCAACATGGAAATGACCTCCTGATAGCGACGGTGGCAGTTGGGCCTTAGCCTTATCTCTCCCCCTCCAACGTCTGCCGTGGGAGAGTTGACGGAGTCAGCATCTGGAAAGGCCCTGTGCATACTCACATGTACATGTTGTATAGATCATGCGAGGAAACGAACCCACCGCAGGACTCGTACGTGGAAAATGAGACTTCTTCTGGACAGATTTTACTTTtccatccatttttttttctctcattcaGACTGGTGTGGTATCCATTTGGGATGCTAAAGACTCTATGTAAACATAACGTTATCACGTCACACATCTGGTCTCTCGTTAGTATCTCTTCTACTATATTTAATGAAAAAAAGACACTCACAGAATTCCACCAACAAGAACTTGTTTTCGCTCAGAGCTCTGGCGAAGTTGTTGGCGTGAAGGACCATCACATCCTTCTCCTCCTCTATCTCAGTAGTTTTCTCCCTCTTGGGCTCTTCTTCGTCGTCCTCGGGCTTGTCCGCGGGTGTGTCTGCCTCCGCCTGGGTGTCGGCGACGGCGTCTGTGCCGTCGGCGCGGATGCAGGAGACCCACAGCATCAGGCCCAGCAGGGCCAGGAgcccaagtgtgtgtgttttcatggtgGGCTTTGTCTCTCGGTCCTGAAGCACGCCGGCCGCTCTGTCTCCTCCTGTCAGGCCGGGCTGGGTTACCTGCATGTGAGACCGAGACGGTTTGCGAAGGAGGCAGTGTCTCCGTGCGAGAGTGTGTGTCGGATTGCTACTGGCCTCCTCTTCCGTCCAATGAGATACTAGGACAGACACAAGGCCGTCCTGTCTGGGCCACTCACACGGCACTGTGGGGTCTTATGATTGGTCGGTCCGCTGAGCAAACCGCAACGGCGTAAAGCCACCGCGCACGTACACGCACCGCTTTGTTTTTTAATCTCCAGTTTCCTTCTGtcccctttttcttcttctgttcttTGCCCCTTTCCCTGTAACTGTCTAAATAACTTTCATTCGGCAATGAAAGAAATCTGCCTTTCAGGTtagaccccacccccccactacccccccccaactccaccCCTGTCCTTATCAGACCCTCATTTACCGACTGTGGAGATGGTAGCAAGAGGCTGTGCCACTTTAGTGTTCTCCTCTCTCAACAACAGACACctccccctccagctcctccatccatccatcctccttcAGCCCACACCGACTAGTTCACGGACACGAGTGGCGAAGTGCAACCTTCAGAGGTTCTTGTTTCGAGCTGAAGCCCAGGGGATTGATGGGGACGAAATGCACCCAACCATTTCAAGGTGGAAATGTTGACtcgtaagtaaaaaaaaaaaacaaaacaacgacaACAACCAGAAAACGGCACAAAAAGAGTACACCAGGCGACGATTAGCTGTTTTGTACTTCCGTCTCTTTATTTACATGTCTGCATGGTGGCACCACAAGCATAAAGAACAGCCGCGTTAACGGGGTATCGTTTGAGCCGCAGTCAGTTTTCAGTCTGTCTAGGGGTGCTCGGGGTGACCTTctgtcagggtgtgagtgagttcGGGGTTGGGATCCCAGTTTGCCAGTAAGTCGCTGAAGTCGGGGTGGGTGTTGTcgaacgtgtgtgtgtttgggtgcggGTGCAAGTGTGGGTTGTAGTGCTGGTGTGTGTTTGGTTTCACGTACGCCCCGTCACGCGAGAGGGTTTCCTCGTTTGCGTGCGCCTCGCCGGGGTTGTTGCCGAGCGTGAGCAGAGAGGAGCAGGGGATGGGCTCAGTCCAGAAACTAAGAGGCAGATGCCGTTTGACCATCGGTCGGCTGTGGCCCCGAGTCTGCGCCGTGAGGTTAAACAGTTCAGCGAGGGGCCCGAGACTGCTGTCGTCTCTAGGACCTGTGGTGCCTTGACTGGTGCCGCAAAGGACGGAGGCGTTCTCTTGGTCTTCCGGACTTCCTGTTCTCGCGATCTTCATTAGGTCGTCATAGTAACGCAGGCGCCCACCGGTTGTTACCGAGACGGTGTCGTTGTAGATGTCACAGGCGTCTCGGTCATGAGGACGGCGGCCAAAGTAGCGCTGGACATCCCGGCTGATGACGTCCGCGAACCTCAGCAGCTGCTTGGTCACGTCGACGGGGTGGCAGCCAGGACGAAGGAcctcctcatcatcctcatcctcctcttccttgaAGCAGCCCCCCTCTTCTTCCTGAACCTCAGACTCACCGtagtcatcctcctcctcctcctcctcctcctcctcctcctgttccgCTCTTCCTACCTCGTCTTCCCTGTACTTGGGTTCTTCCTTCATCGCCTCTCGCCTCTCTTTTGCTTCCTGCTCAGATGGAGACCGCCGGAGTGCTGTCGGACAGTAACGCGAAGCTGGAGTTCGGACGAGGAAATTCCTGATAACCCCCGCGGCCATGTCGGTGGTTCAACAGGGCTGGAGAAACAGAGCGTCGTGGGGTAAAAAGTAAGAAACTGAAAGGGTAGTTACCAGGTTATCAGAGAGGAGGTCTGCACTTAAGATGCTGTGGTAGAATTTAAGGATGCGTTCACCTGTGGTATTCGTGGAAGGCCTCGGGTCTGTAGCGAGTGTCTGCTTCAGTGTCATCTAACGGTTCCTTTCCAAGGAAAGCCTCACTCAGGGTGGTCGATGGGTCAGTCCGATGCTGCTCTGTGTCTCTGATCCGgacctcaagtgtgtgtgtgtgtgtgtgtgtgtgtgtttcttttccaGCGGGGTTGTCAGTATATATACTTCCAGACAAGGCCTTGCATGTGTGTCTCCTTTAGTTTTGAGGCTGTTTCCAGGACAAATATTTGCGTGCCGGATTGGTCAAACATACGTCGTTTACTTTATTGCTCAGCAACTGCGGAGGGGGGGTCAAGGCTAATGGATCCCCTGCTAGGGGATGATGAAGAGTttttgcacacacacgcatgcacgcacacacacacacatgcgcacacacacatcagtgcttTTTCCGTCGCTGATCTCTGCCTAGTTAAAGGGTAAAACGGCATGAAATCAGATTACATGGAGTTTTGACTCCAAAAGGGGGGACACTCTACATCCCCTTACCTCTTAATCGCCTAACAACATGTAATGAGACCAGCTTCACATACAGTCCGGCC
This genomic stretch from Lampris incognitus isolate fLamInc1 chromosome 5, fLamInc1.hap2, whole genome shotgun sequence harbors:
- the LOC130112406 gene encoding protein PERCC1 → MAAGVIRNFLVRTPASRYCPTALRRSPSEQEAKERREAMKEEPKYREDEVGRAEQEEEEEEEEEEDDYGESEEEEDEDDEEVLRPGCHPVDVTKQLLRFADVISRDVQRYFGRRPHDRDACDIYNDTVSVTTGGRLRYYDDLMKIARTGSPEDQENASVLCGTSQGTTGPRDDSSLGPLAELFNLTAQTRGHSRPMVKRHLPLSFWTEPIPCSSLLTLGNNPGEAHANEETLSRDGAYVKPNTHQHYNPHLHPHPNTHTFDNTHPDFSDLLANWDPNPELTHTLTEGHPEHP